Proteins co-encoded in one Aspergillus fumigatus Af293 chromosome 6, whole genome shotgun sequence genomic window:
- a CDS encoding cytochrome P450 — protein sequence MVRYSPFSRATVALLTCQRDTGPIVRVGPNQLSFATVEAQKMIYNAKPTHTGSDELFGREGTLQDVLLSMILGAANIGSLSNRAEHKKMRKRLQPGFTSKALFEQESLLRLHMDRLLERLAQDTGVIDLTEYFSTFLWDLIGDLSFGEPLTRCGRWLRYTKGVFPSWKLSIMPFRKLKESLGWLCSWCPQRLCARSCPLPHSGSMTILLLFLTHIIPAVILTPEVQHGWKMCSSFCDIKAPLTGGIFSSCIDRQDGRSDFITHITGDKSRNPTELELSYEELHSNATVILIAGYKTTETSLSALFYRLLSTPGVLKKLQSELFRNFPSIDEITGKKLLSLPYLNGCVNESLRLTPPVAGKFASRRSPGAIIEGFYVPKGTEVFTETYTMQRSPQYWHAPDEYRPERWVERGEGSPYAQDVHEAFKPFSSGPRACLGREMALQTLRLTTALLVYRFHMKIVDEKRFVWEQDTDSRMIYSQYQIKAILQDRLT from the exons ATGGTCCGATactctcccttctctcggGCTACGGTGGCCCTGCTGACGTGCCAGAGGGATACAGGCCCTATTGTTCGAGTGGGTCCCAATCAGCTGTCGTTCGCAACCGTCGAAGCCCAGAAGATGATCTACAATGCCAAGCCAACCCATACCGGCTCCGATGAGTTATTTGGTCGAGAGGGAACCCTACAGGATGTGCTGCTCTCGATGATACTAGGAGCCGCCAACATCGGGTCACTCTCGAACCGAGCTGAGCATAAGAAGATGCGGAAGCGTTTACAGCCTGGTTTTACGTCCAAGGCGCTTTTCGAACAGGAATCCCTGCTGCGCCTGCACATGGACCGCCTGTTGGAACGACTTGCGCAAGACACAGGTGTGATCGATTTGACTGAATATTTTTCGACGTTCCTCTGGGACCTTATTGGGGATCTTTCATTCGGGGAACCTCTA ACACGTTGCGGTCGCTGGTTGCGCTATACCAAGGGTGTTTTCCCATCCTGGAAGCTATCAATTATGCCGTTCCGCAAATTGAAGGAGTCCTTAGGCTGGCTATGCAGCTGGTGCCCACAGCGACTCTGCGCGCGGTCCTGCCCTCTGCCACATTCAGGGAGTATGACCATCCTGCTATTATTTCTCACACACATCATTCCCGCGGTGATTCTCACTCCAGAAGTTCAACATGGCTGGAAGATGTGCAGCAGTTTTTGTGATATCAAGGCGCCGCTGACTGGGGGCATCTTTTCTAGTTGTATTGACCGACAGGATGGCCGATCAGATTTTATCACGCACATCACAGGCGACAAAAGCAGGAACCCCACAGAACTAGAGTTAAGCTATGAGGAATTGCATAGTAACGCGACCGTCATACT GATCGCCGGCTACAAGACAACAGAGACATCCCTCTCCGCGCTTTTCTACCGACTGCTGTCGACCCCAGGAGTGCTCAAGAAGCTCCAGAGCGAACTTTTCCGCAACTTTCCGAGCATTGACGAGATCACGGGGAAGAAGCTGCTCTCGCTGCCCTATCTGAACGGGTGTGTCAACGAGTCGCTCCGTCTCACGCCCCCAGTGGCGGGCAAGTTTGCGTCCCGTCGGTCTCCGGGAGCAATCATCGAAGGGTTCTACGTCCCGAAAGGGACAGAAGTGTTTACGGAGACGTACACCATGCAGCGGAGTCCCCAGTACTGGCACGCCCCGGACGAGTACCGTCCGGAGCGCTGGGTGGAACGGGGCGAGGGCAGTCCCTATGCGCAGGATGTGCACGAGGCCTTCAAGCCATTTAGCTCGGGCCCTCGAGCGTGCCTTGGAAGGGAAATGGCCCTCCAGACTCTCCGATTGACAACAGCGCTGCTGGTATACCGCTTCCATATGAAGATAGTCGACGAGAAACGGTTTGTGTGGGAGCAGGATACTGACTCCAGAATGATATACTCTCAATATCAGATAAAGGCCATTCTGCAAGACCGCCTGACTTAG
- a CDS encoding polyprenyl synthetase family protein → MDVWDHSRPIDDETIKKTPSFTTLPIRINKENDVADAATRRALRDWDHCLHDGLAQKVQISISDLGNLGAFAYPEVPPERLAILTYLTDLGMLHDDGYEAMDMDQARTEHREFGSLFDPNEQLPLRRGTRAPKLKKLVSQILLEAIRIDRDMGMYMFDMYNKGWLSVAGGEGKVPQFKSLEEYQAYRRDDFGIRYTPTNVNCPHLDSLSTNLTTPIRAFWPMVEFGMAMQLSDEDKRLIEPVMEPINKAIIWTNDYWSFDREYHESITNGSRLTNVVDVVRQIENKSIDEAKAAVRQLLVDLEQQYLERKRAIYAQNPSLPSHLRKWIEVVGITVAGTHFWASCSPRHHAWRKNSGNGLELANHAAVPTLTTPSNNHNLSNGSDEQMQDWGSGTRTRICPIAGQEVLQPNAKLSLGKQDSGNTMRAALALLARAAEQCESLFNGMEHERAMLLQSDDKKARLSWEDRSKGSDELDHSWHKPARTALQGPIHYICSMPSKGVRSRMIEAFNYWLEVDETSLTKIRRLVDLLHNASLILDDIEDNSPKRRGRPATHTIFGHSQAINSANFMFVQAVQVARQFRNPNVVDILLEELENLHLGQSWDLDWKYKLRCPSPSEYLNMVDNKTGGLFRLLLRLMQAEKKGTTEVDLDRLTVLFGRFFQIRDDYMNLRSGLYTEQKGFCEDLDEGKFSYPIVVCVANDAHFRDIINGVFRQRPTAITSGMQALAPEIKQYVVEYLSTSGAFQHCQEFLMQLENSIVTEIDRIEKVTNEANPMLRLLLEKLSVKEN, encoded by the exons ATGGACGTCTGGGACCATTCCCGACCTATAGATGATGAGACAATCAAGAAGACGCCATCATTTACCACCTTACCAATCCGTATAAATAAGGAAAACGATGTCGCGGATGCAGCCACCAGGAGAGCTCTTCGGGACTGGGACCATTGTCTGCACGATGGCCTGGCGCAGAAAGTACAGATCTCTATCAGTGACCTCGGGAACCTGGGTGCTTTTGCCTACCCCGAGGTGCCTCCAGAGAGGCTGGCTATTCTGACCTACTTGACCGACCTAGGGATGCTGCATGACG ATGGGTATGAggccatggatatggatcaAGCAAGGACAGAGCATCGTGAATTCGGTTCCCTCTTTGACCCCAACGAGCAGTTGCCATTACGCCGAGGCACCCGTGCTCCCAAGTTAAAGAAGCTAGTCTCGCAAATATTACTTGAGGCGATACGTATTGACCGCGATATGGGTATGTACATGTTTGACATGTATAACAAAGGATGGCTGTCCGTTGCAGGTGGGGAGGGCAAAGTGCCTCAGTTCAAGTCCCTGGAGGAATACCAAGCCTACAGAAGGGATGATTTCGGCATCAGGTATACACCCACCAATGTCAATTGCCCACATTTGGATTCATTATCAACTAACCTAACTACACCAATCAGGGCGTTCTGGCCGATGGTGGAGTTTGGCATGGCCATGCAACTGTCCGATGAAGACAAGAGACTGATCGAGCCAGTTATGGAACCCATTAACAAGGCAATCATCTGGACCAACGATTACTGGAGCTTCGATCGGGAGTACCATGAGTCTATAACGAACGGGAGTCGACTCACGAACGTGGTAGACGTGGTTCGACAGATCGAGAATAAGTCGATAGATGAGGCGAAAGCCGCGGTTCGCCAGCTACTCGTCGACCTGGAACAGCAATACCTTGAGCGGAAAAGGGCAATTTATGCCCAAAACCCATCGCTTCCCTCTCATCTGAGAAAATGGATTGAAGTGGTGGGAATTACCGTGGCTGGTACTCACTTTTGGGCCAGCTGCTCTCCCCGTCACCATGCCTGGCGCAAGAACTCAGGAAATGGACTAGAGCTCGCCAACCATGCGGCAGTCCCAACGCTAACTACCCCCAGCAACAACCACAATTTGTCCAATGGGTCTGACGAGCAGATGCAGGATTGGGGTAGTGGCACACGTACCCGAATCTGCCCGATAGCTGGACAAGAGGTCCTGCAGCCGAATGCGAAATTGTCACTGGGTAAACAGGACAGCGGGAATACCATGCGGGCTGCATTAGCACTTCTCGCAAGGGCAGCTGAACAATGTGAGAGCCTATTTAATGGTATGGAGCACGAGAGAGCTATGCTACTCCAATCTGATGACAAAAAGGCGAGGCTTTCCTGGGAA GATCGCAGCAAAGGCTCCGATGAGTTAGACCATTCGTGGCACAAACCCGCAAGAACAGCCCTCCAAGGACCAATCCATTACATCTGTTCCATGCCCTCCAAGGGGGTCCGATCCAGGATGATCGAAGCGTTCAATTACTGGCTGGAGGTGGACGAGACTTCCTTGACCAAAATCCGGCGGctggtcgatctcctccatAACGCGTCTCTGATTCTAGACGACATCGAAGACAACTCTCCCAAGCGGCGAGGACGGCCAGCCACACACACTATCTTCGGTCATTCTCAAGCGATCAACAGCGCCAATTTCATGTTTGTCCAAGCCGTTCAAGTCGCCCGCCAGTTCCGCAACCCCAACGTCGTTGATATTCTgctcgaggaactggagaacCTTCATCTGGGACAGAGTTGGGATCTGGACTGGAAATACAAGCTCCGATGCCCGTCACCCTCTGAGTACCTGAATATGGTCGACAACAAAACCGGGGGTCTGTTTCGTCTTCTGTTGAGACTCATGCAGGCCGAAAAGAAAGGTACCACGGAGGTTGATCTGGACAGGCTCACCGTCCTGTTTGGCCGGTTCTTCCAGATCCGCGATGATTATATGAACCTCCGCTCCGGCCTATACACCGAGCAGAAAGGATTTTGCGAAGACCTCGACGAGGGCAAATTTTCGTATCCAATCGTCGTGTGTGTTGCGAACGATGCGCACTTTAGGGACATAATCAACGGGGTCTTCCGGCAGCGGCCTACCGCGATTACCAGTGGAATGCAGGCGCTGGCCCCCGAAATAAAACAATATGTTGTCGAATACCTCAGCACCAGTGGAGCATTCCAACACTGTCAGGAATTCCTGATGCAACTGGAAAATTCGATCGTGACTGAAATTGACCGGATTGAGAAGGTCACAAACGAGGCAAATCCAATGCTCCGACTATTATTGGAGAAGCTAAGTGTGAAGGAGAATTAA